One Solanum pennellii chromosome 9, SPENNV200 DNA segment encodes these proteins:
- the LOC107030941 gene encoding probable methyltransferase PMT3 — protein MMRGRSDGAQKKRLLTSVAVVALFVVVLYFYFGSKSNGESALEYGSRSLRKLGSSYLGGDDDSDLSSKQDEKFGLEDGEDGIVSKSFPVCDDRHSELIPCLDRHLIYQMRLKLDLTLMEHYERHCPLPERRFNCLIPPPAGYKVPIKWPRSRDEVWKANIPHTHLAHEKSDQNWMVVKGEKIIFPGGGTHFHYGADKYIALIANMLKFPNNNLNNGGRIRTVFDVGCGVASFGGYLLSSDIIAMSLAPNDVHQNQIQFALERGIPAYLGVLGTKRLPYPSRSFEFAHCSRCRIDWLQRDGILLLELDRVLRPGGYFAYSSPEAYAQDEEDLRIWKQMSTLVERMCWRIAEKKNQTVIWVKPLNNDCYMERPAGTQPPLCRSNDDPDAVWGVNMEACITPYSDHDHKVGGSGLAPWPARLSTPPPRLADFGYSSEMFEKDMELWQRRVEHYWNILSSKISSDTLRNIMDMKANMGSFAAALKDKDVWVMNVVPKDGPNTLKIVYDRGLIGTTHDWCEAFSTYPRTYDLLHAWNIFSDIEKKGCSGEDLLLEIDRIVRPSGFVIFRDKQHVIDFVKKYLSPLHWEAVADPTPDQDQEGDEIVFIIQKKLWLTSESIRDTE, from the exons ATGATGCGAGGGAGATCAGATGGAGCGCAGAAGAAGCGCTTATTGACTTCTGTAGCtgttgttgcactctttgttgTTGTCCTGTATTTTTATTTTGGCTCTAAGAGCAACGGTGAGTCTGCTTTAGAGTATGGAAGCCGATCATTGAGGAAACTGGGATCCTCGTATTTGGGTGGAGATGATGACTCTGATCTTAGCAGCAAGCAAGATGAGAAGTTTGGGCTGGAAGATGGTGAAGATGGCATCGTTTCTAAGAGCTTCCCA GTTTGCGATGATCGACATTCGGAGTTAATTCCCTGTCTGGACAGGCATCTCATATACCAAATGAGATTGAAGCTGGATCTAACATTAATGGAGCACTATGAAAGACATTGCCCATTGCCCGAAAGACGTTTCAATTGCTTGATTCCTCCTCCAGCTGGATACAAG GTACCGATTAAGTGGCCAAGAAGTAGAGATGAGGTTTGGAAGGCAAACATACCACATACTCACCTTGCACATGAGAAATCTGACCAAAACTGGATGGTTGTTAAGGGTGAAAAGATCATATTTCCTGGTGGAGGCACTCACTTTCACTATGGAGCTGATAAGTACATTGCTTTAATTGCAAAT ATGCTGAAATTTCCGAACAATAACTTGAACAATGGAGGAAGGATACGCACAGTTTTTGATGTTGGTTGTGGTGTGGCTAGTTTTGGTGGTTATCTTCTATCCTCTGATATCATAGCAATGTCATTGGCACCGAATGATGTGCATCAGAATCAGATCCAATTTGCCTTAGAGAGAGGAATTCCTGCATATCTTGGTGTTCTTGGGACAAAAAGGCTTCCTTATCCAAGCAGATCATTTGAATTTGCTCACTGTTCCCGTTGTAGGATCGATTGGCTTCAGAGGGATGGCATCCTTCTTCTCGAGCTTGATAGGGTGCTTAGACCTGGAGGCTATTTTGCCTATTCATCTCCCGAAGCATATGCACAGGATGAAGAGGATCTCAGAATATGGAAACAGATGAGCACACTTGTTGAACGCATGTGCTGGAGAATAGCAGAAAAAAAGAACCAAACAGTGATTTGGGTCAAGCCTCTAAACAACGACTGTTACATGGAAAGACCAGCTGGTACTCAACCACCACTTTGTCGGTCCAATGATGATCCTGATGCTGTTTGGGGTGTGAACATGGAAGCATGCATAACACCTTATTCTGATC ATGACCACAAAGTTGGCGGAAGCGGGTTGGCTCCTTGGCCAGCAAGGCTATCCACTCCTCCTCCTCGTCTTGCTGATTTTGGGTATTCAAGTGAAATGTTTGAGAAGGACATG GAGCTTTGGCAGCGAAGAGTTGAACATTACTGGAATATTTTAAGTTCAAAGATTTCTTCCGACACACTGAGAAATATCATGGACATGAAGGCCAATATGGGGTCATTTGCTGCTGCTTTGAAGGACAAAGATGTTTGGGTCATGAACGTTGTACCCAAAGATGGACCTAACACTCTCAAGATTGTATATGACCGTGGTTTGATTGGCACAACTCATGACTG GTGTGAAGCATTCTCAACATATCCTAGGACCTATGATTTGCTCCATGCATGGAATATATTCTCCGACATTGAAAAGAAAGGCTGCAGTGGTGAGGATCTGTTACTCGAGATAGATCGCATAGTAAGGCCTAGTGGTTTTGTCATCTTCCGCGACAAACAACATGTTATTGACTTTGTAAAGAAGTATTTATCTCCGTTGCACTGGGAAGCGGTAGCTGATCCAACGCCAGATCAAGACCAGGAAGGGGATGAGATTGTTTTCATTATCCAAAAGAAGTTGTGGCTCACAAGTGAAAGCATCAGAGATACAGAGTAA